TACCCGATGATGGTGCGAGATTTTCATACGATAATCGGTGAGGAAACTCGCGCTCAAGCTCAAGAAAAATGGGGCGGTTTGCCGGATATTCTGTTGGCTTGTGTGGGTGGTGGGTCAAATGCGATCGGACTTTTCCACGAGTTTGTCAATGAGCCTTCTGTGCGGCTGATTGGTGTGGAAGCTGCTGGGGAAGGCGTCGATACAGGAAAACACGCGGCTACCTTGACAAAAGGAAGAATTGGTGTGTTGCACGGGGCGATGAGCTATTTGCTGCAAGATGATGACGGTCAGGTGATCGAGCCGCACTCGATTAGCGCTGGGCTGGACTATCCTGGTGTTGGCCCGGAACATAGTTATCTGAAAGATTCGGCGCGTGCTGAGTATTACAGCGTAACTGACAAAGAAGCTTTGGAAGCGTTTAAGCGTCTATCTCAGCTGGAGGGGATTATCCCGGCGTTGGAGACGGCTCATGCGATCGCATTCCTGGAGACTCTCTGTCAAGAGCTTACCGGCAGTCCTCGCATAGTCATCAACTGCTCCGGTCGCGGCGATAAAGATGTGCAGACAGTCGCCAAGTTGGGTTAGGGGCTAGAACACCGATTCAGTAATACTTGGCGGTGGGTTTTTAGCTTGTAGGGGCGAAGCATTCGGGTAGAAAATCTATCGCTCTTACCCTAGATTTCCTGCCCGAATGCTTCGCCCCTACCATTACTGAATTGATGTTCTAGGGGCTAGGGGAAGAGAGGGGCTAGTAAGTCAGAAATGATGTTCAATTCTCGATTTTCCCAGTTCCCAGTCCATCGTCTCTCCCTAAGCATTGAAGATGCAAAAACGATTTACGGCAATTGTTGTGGGAACGATCGTGCTTAGTAGTGGTTTGGTGGGCTGCGATTTCATCAAGAATATTGGTGAAGTTAAATCAAGCAAACCGACTGCAACTGCTTCGCCGAATTCTGGTTCTCAAACATCGCAATCTAATTCCTTAAATGCCTTGGAAAAATCAATTCACCAACAAGTAAACGAATATCGCAAATCCCGTAATTTACCGCCCCTGACGCTGGACGATCGGATCAGCGAACAAGCGAAGATACACAGTCAAGCGATGGCTAGCGGTAAAGTTCCTTTTAGCCATGAGGGATTTGAGCAGCGAGTTAAAGCGATCGCTAAATCGATTAACTATCGCAGTTCTGCTGAAAATGTCGCATTCAACCAAGGTTATAGTGACCCAGCCACTCAAGCTGTGCAAGGTTGGTTAAAAAGTCCCGGTCATCTGAAAAATATTGAAGGTGATTTTGACTTAACTGGGGTGGGCGTTATCAAAAACGCTCAAGGCGAGTTCTACTTCACGCAAATTTTTATCAAGCGTTCTAGATATGGATTTTGAAGAAGATTTTCAGGTTTTCGATCGCGACCTTTCCGATTCCCTTTTAGCTGAGTATCTCAAAGCTGAAGCTGTAGCTGTGGATACCGAAACAATGGGATTGCTGCCGATGCGCGATCGCTTGTGTCTCGTGCAACTATCTTGTCCCGGTTACTTAACTGTAATTCGCATTCCTAAAGGGCAAACAGAAGCTCCGAATTTAAAACAGTTAATGGAAGCATCAAATGTTACTAAAGTGTTCCATTTTGCCCGGTTTGATGTTGCCCAATTGCGTCAGAATCTGGGCATTGACGTAGCGCCGATATTCTGCACCAAAATCGCCAGCAAGTTAGCCAGAACTTACACTCAAAGACACGGACTTAAAGATGTGGTGCAAGAATTAGAGCGAGTGGAACTTGACAAAACTGCCCAAAGTTCCGACTGGGGAAATGCGGCGAATTTATCTGAGGAGCAACTGCGTTATGCCGCGAACGATGTGCGTTACCTGCTGAGTGTGCGACAAAAATTGATTGCTATGCTCAAACGCGAAGAACGTTACTCACTTGCAGAGCAATGCTTTCAGTGCTTACCGACAGTGGTGGAACTGGATTTACTGCAATACAAGGATATTTTTGAACACTGATAATTGTCAGTGGTCAGTGGTCAGTGGTGAGTGGTCAGTGGTCAGTTGTCAGTTGTCAGTGGTCAGTTGTCAGTTGTCAGTTGTTTGTTGATGGTTTCTACTAACAATTGACCACTGACTAATGACTAATTACCACTGACAACAGATGGAATAGCTTCCACAGGAAAACCTACTGCTTTCCATGCTGCGAGACCGCCTCTTAGTTCGGAGACATTCTCAAATCCAGCTGCACGCAGTTTGGTTGCTGCTTCGGCTGTTTCTTCATCAATTTCGCCGTAGATATATAAGTCGCGGCTGAGTACAAGGCTGGGTCTGGCCCGATCGATCAATTCGT
The sequence above is drawn from the Argonema galeatum A003/A1 genome and encodes:
- a CDS encoding ribonuclease D produces the protein MDFEEDFQVFDRDLSDSLLAEYLKAEAVAVDTETMGLLPMRDRLCLVQLSCPGYLTVIRIPKGQTEAPNLKQLMEASNVTKVFHFARFDVAQLRQNLGIDVAPIFCTKIASKLARTYTQRHGLKDVVQELERVELDKTAQSSDWGNAANLSEEQLRYAANDVRYLLSVRQKLIAMLKREERYSLAEQCFQCLPTVVELDLLQYKDIFEH
- a CDS encoding rhodanese-like domain-containing protein gives rise to the protein MSPFPNLIPTPPPMKARSLVYDLKARLDWGEPALTIIDVRDRNLFNTSHIMGAISMPMNELIDRARPSLVLSRDLYIYGEIDEETAEAATKLRAAGFENVSELRGGLAAWKAVGFPVEAIPSVVSGN
- a CDS encoding CAP domain-containing protein, which gives rise to MQKRFTAIVVGTIVLSSGLVGCDFIKNIGEVKSSKPTATASPNSGSQTSQSNSLNALEKSIHQQVNEYRKSRNLPPLTLDDRISEQAKIHSQAMASGKVPFSHEGFEQRVKAIAKSINYRSSAENVAFNQGYSDPATQAVQGWLKSPGHLKNIEGDFDLTGVGVIKNAQGEFYFTQIFIKRSRYGF